A single window of uncultured Sunxiuqinia sp. DNA harbors:
- a CDS encoding DUF4835 family protein translates to MKKISFIFLFVLLIVASSLAQELRCNISVSAQQIKGANQNAFRTMQADLYEFMNNTKWTDHVYSMDERIECSIYIRLTEQVSSNEFKGSIQVQLRRPIFNSDYESPLLNIKDNNFHVEYVEFQNMEFNETSNRDNLTNIMAYYAYIILGMDYDSYSPNGGTEYFQKAQQIVNNVQNVRYSGWKAYESERNRYWLIENLLNKSYSSFRDCTYQYHRQGLDRMSNQIEEGRAQIAESLKSIQKVFRSRPSLYILQIFFDAKSDELVNVFSKSYPDERNRVLAILNEVDPSNGSKYEKIKEAAEEF, encoded by the coding sequence ATGAAGAAAATCAGCTTTATATTTCTATTTGTTTTACTGATCGTTGCGTCATCTCTTGCTCAAGAACTTCGCTGCAACATTAGTGTTTCGGCACAACAAATAAAGGGAGCGAACCAAAATGCGTTTCGAACCATGCAAGCCGACTTGTATGAGTTCATGAACAATACAAAATGGACCGATCATGTTTATTCGATGGACGAGCGGATTGAATGTAGCATCTACATCCGTCTGACCGAGCAGGTTTCATCCAACGAATTTAAGGGTAGCATTCAGGTTCAGTTGCGTCGCCCGATTTTCAACTCGGACTATGAAAGTCCACTGCTCAACATCAAAGACAATAATTTTCATGTTGAATACGTGGAATTTCAGAATATGGAATTTAATGAAACTTCAAATCGTGATAACCTGACTAATATTATGGCCTACTACGCCTATATTATTTTAGGGATGGACTACGATTCGTATTCACCAAATGGAGGTACCGAGTATTTCCAAAAAGCTCAGCAAATTGTGAACAACGTACAAAATGTACGCTATTCGGGATGGAAAGCCTACGAAAGTGAAAGAAACCGCTACTGGTTGATTGAAAACCTGTTGAATAAATCGTACTCATCATTTCGTGATTGCACCTACCAATATCACCGGCAGGGCTTAGATCGAATGTCTAATCAAATTGAAGAAGGAAGAGCCCAAATTGCAGAGTCATTAAAGTCAATTCAGAAAGTTTTCCGGTCACGTCCGTCATTGTATATTTTACAGATTTTTTTCGATGCTAAATCGGATGAATTGGTAAATGTGTTTTCAAAATCGTATCCTGATGAACGAAACCGGGTTTTGGCGATTCTCAACGAAGTCGATCCATCGAATGGAAGCAAATACGAAAAAATTAAAGAAGCAGCTGAAGAGTTTTAA
- the coaBC gene encoding bifunctional phosphopantothenoylcysteine decarboxylase/phosphopantothenate--cysteine ligase CoaBC yields the protein MRLKNKHIILGITGSIAAYKAAYILRGLVKEGAEVQVVMTPAAKEFITPVTMSALSDRPVASEFFAANDGTWHSHVDMGQWADLMLIAPVTAATLGKMAHGIADNLLVTTYMSAKCPVYLAPAMDLDMFKHPSTLKNLEILQSYGDVILEPGEGELASGLHGKGRMQEPEQLVEEVVAFFNSKKKLLTKKVLVTAGPTYEKIDPVRFIGNYSSGKMGFALAEELANQGAEVTLITGPVDIETSNFNIHRINVESAQEMHAVCLSNFPEMDAAIMCAAVADYRPKAVADKKIKRKADEMNIELEATTDIAAALGKLKTDNQLLVGFALETNNEEKNAVGKMAKKNLDFIVLNSLQDQGAGFGVDTNKITILSKDNNAQEFELKQKKEVATDIVEKLSQELQKL from the coding sequence ATGAGGCTAAAAAACAAACATATCATATTAGGGATAACCGGAAGTATAGCTGCCTACAAGGCAGCTTATATTTTAAGGGGCCTAGTGAAAGAAGGTGCTGAGGTTCAGGTTGTAATGACCCCTGCCGCCAAAGAATTCATTACTCCAGTCACCATGTCCGCACTTTCGGACAGGCCGGTAGCATCTGAATTTTTTGCTGCGAATGATGGTACCTGGCACTCTCATGTAGACATGGGACAGTGGGCCGACTTAATGCTCATAGCCCCCGTTACAGCGGCAACGCTCGGTAAAATGGCGCATGGTATTGCCGACAACCTATTGGTAACAACATACATGTCGGCCAAATGCCCGGTTTATCTGGCGCCCGCCATGGATTTGGATATGTTTAAACATCCCTCGACTTTAAAAAACCTGGAAATCCTTCAATCCTATGGTGATGTGATTCTTGAACCGGGAGAAGGAGAACTGGCCAGTGGCTTGCACGGAAAAGGCCGAATGCAAGAGCCAGAACAGTTGGTTGAAGAAGTTGTCGCTTTCTTCAACTCAAAAAAAAAACTTCTGACTAAAAAGGTGCTGGTAACTGCCGGACCTACCTACGAAAAAATTGATCCTGTTCGTTTTATTGGGAATTACTCTTCGGGCAAAATGGGTTTTGCTCTGGCTGAAGAATTAGCGAATCAGGGTGCTGAGGTTACCTTAATAACCGGTCCTGTTGATATAGAAACCTCCAATTTCAACATTCATCGGATTAATGTAGAGTCGGCCCAGGAAATGCATGCCGTTTGCCTAAGTAATTTCCCCGAAATGGATGCTGCCATCATGTGCGCCGCAGTAGCTGATTACCGACCTAAAGCTGTTGCCGATAAAAAGATTAAACGCAAAGCTGATGAGATGAACATTGAGCTTGAAGCAACTACCGATATTGCTGCAGCTCTAGGAAAGCTAAAAACAGATAATCAACTGTTAGTTGGTTTTGCCTTGGAAACAAACAATGAAGAGAAAAATGCCGTAGGCAAAATGGCAAAGAAAAATTTGGACTTTATTGTGCTAAATAGCTTACAAGATCAAGGAGCCGGCTTTGGTGTTGATACCAACAAAATTACGATCCTATCGAAAGACAATAATGCTCAGGAATTTGAGTTAAAACAAAAGAAGGAAGTTGCAACTGACATTGTGGAAAAGCTTTCGCAGGAATTGCAAAAGCTGTAA
- a CDS encoding DNA-directed RNA polymerase subunit omega, with protein sequence MDYKKIKAENSTVPRDLNDLEDQTGNVYETVMILAKRSNQIASEMKEELNQKLQEFASYSDNLEEVFENREQIEISKYYERLPKPTLIAFEELKQAQIYHRNPAKENRKGL encoded by the coding sequence ATGGATTATAAGAAAATCAAAGCAGAGAACTCAACAGTTCCAAGAGATTTAAACGATTTAGAAGACCAAACCGGAAACGTATACGAAACAGTAATGATTCTGGCTAAACGATCAAACCAGATCGCTTCCGAAATGAAAGAAGAATTGAACCAAAAGCTTCAGGAATTTGCATCTTACTCTGATAATCTGGAGGAAGTATTTGAAAACCGTGAGCAAATTGAGATCTCAAAGTATTACGAACGTTTGCCAAAGCCTACTTTAATTGCTTTTGAAGAATTAAAACAAGCTCAAATTTATCATCGTAATCCTGCGAAAGAAAACCGTAAAGGACTTTAA
- the bamD gene encoding outer membrane protein assembly factor BamD produces MKNFSLFALFVFVIATSCSDYNKVLKSTDYEFKYKKALEYYEDEEFVRASQLLNELVNIYRGTSRADEVYYYYAKSHFGMRDYLMAGHWFRTLVKDFPKSKYAEEAQYMIGYCFYMDSPKPRLDQQISQKAIDALQLYVNLYPNSDRIEEANRLIIELRDKLVYKSFLSGKLYYDLENYKAAVVALTNSLKDFPDTKYREELMFMLLRAKYLLAVNSIEEKKEQRLSEALDEYFTFVDEFPESKDRKDADKFYKEVAKLLNYNEEANL; encoded by the coding sequence ATGAAGAATTTTTCCCTTTTTGCATTGTTTGTTTTTGTTATTGCGACTTCGTGTAGCGATTACAATAAAGTTCTAAAAAGTACTGACTACGAGTTCAAATACAAAAAGGCTCTTGAATATTACGAAGACGAGGAATTTGTTCGCGCTTCACAACTCTTAAATGAGCTGGTTAATATTTACCGTGGTACCAGCCGTGCTGACGAAGTGTATTATTATTACGCCAAAAGTCATTTCGGAATGCGTGATTACCTAATGGCGGGACATTGGTTTCGAACATTAGTTAAAGATTTTCCGAAGAGTAAATATGCCGAAGAAGCTCAATATATGATTGGGTACTGCTTTTATATGGATTCTCCCAAGCCACGACTTGATCAGCAGATATCACAAAAAGCAATTGATGCGTTGCAACTCTATGTCAATCTTTACCCCAACAGCGACCGTATTGAAGAGGCTAATCGGTTGATAATTGAACTTCGGGACAAATTGGTTTACAAGTCATTTTTAAGCGGAAAATTGTATTATGATTTGGAGAATTACAAAGCTGCTGTTGTTGCTTTAACCAATTCCCTTAAAGATTTTCCGGACACCAAGTACAGGGAAGAGCTAATGTTTATGCTTTTGAGAGCGAAGTACCTTTTGGCTGTCAATAGTATAGAAGAAAAAAAAGAGCAACGTTTAAGCGAAGCTTTGGATGAATATTTTACCTTTGTCGATGAATTTCCGGAAAGTAAAGACCGGAAAGATGCTGATAAGTTCTACAAAGAGGTAGCAAAATTATTGAATTATAACGAAGAAGCTAATTTATAA
- a CDS encoding aminotransferase class I/II-fold pyridoxal phosphate-dependent enzyme: MAKAHGYFAFPKLEGEISARMNFRGKEVLTWSLNNYIGLANHPEVRRVDAEASKEWGLAYPMGARMMSGQTSQHEELEKQLAAYVGKPDSFLLNFGYQGMVSIIDAVCGRNDVVVYDSEAHACILDGVRLHMGKRYVYPHNNIESLRVQLTRATKLAEKQGGGILVITEGVFGMSGDLGKLDEIVALKKEFNFRLLVDDAHGFGVMGPTGAGAPEHFGVQDQVDLHFCTFAKAMAGIGAFIACEKDICNYLRYNMRSQTFAKSLPMPIVVGSMKRLELLRTKPELREQLWTVVNGLQSGLKEAGFDLGRTNSPVTPVYMKGGVVEATNVVMDLRENYSIFCSVVVYPVIPKGEIILRLIPTAMHTLEDVDMTIKAFKEVRDKLEAGEYQGTEVPDMA, encoded by the coding sequence ATGGCAAAAGCTCATGGCTATTTTGCGTTTCCAAAGTTAGAGGGTGAAATCAGTGCCAGAATGAATTTCAGGGGAAAAGAGGTTTTAACCTGGAGTTTGAACAATTATATTGGATTAGCTAATCATCCTGAGGTTCGCAGGGTAGATGCTGAAGCTTCCAAAGAGTGGGGATTAGCCTATCCGATGGGTGCCCGGATGATGTCGGGGCAAACCAGTCAGCATGAAGAATTAGAAAAGCAACTTGCAGCTTATGTTGGAAAGCCAGATTCTTTTCTTTTGAATTTTGGTTATCAGGGCATGGTGTCAATTATCGATGCTGTTTGTGGTCGTAACGATGTAGTTGTTTACGATAGCGAAGCACATGCTTGTATATTGGATGGAGTACGTTTACATATGGGCAAACGCTATGTTTATCCACACAATAATATTGAAAGCCTAAGAGTTCAGTTAACCCGTGCTACGAAGCTTGCTGAAAAGCAGGGGGGGGGTATTTTAGTTATTACTGAAGGTGTTTTTGGTATGTCAGGAGACTTAGGCAAGTTGGATGAGATTGTTGCTTTGAAAAAGGAGTTCAACTTCCGCTTGTTGGTTGATGATGCTCACGGGTTCGGAGTAATGGGGCCAACTGGAGCTGGTGCGCCAGAGCATTTTGGAGTACAAGATCAGGTTGATCTTCATTTCTGTACTTTTGCAAAAGCGATGGCCGGAATTGGTGCATTTATCGCTTGCGAAAAAGATATCTGTAACTACCTACGGTATAATATGCGTTCTCAAACGTTTGCAAAATCATTGCCAATGCCGATTGTGGTTGGTTCGATGAAGCGTTTGGAATTGCTAAGAACAAAACCCGAACTACGCGAGCAATTATGGACTGTTGTTAATGGTCTTCAATCAGGCTTGAAAGAAGCTGGATTTGATTTAGGGCGTACAAACTCGCCGGTAACTCCTGTTTATATGAAGGGTGGGGTAGTAGAGGCAACTAATGTTGTTATGGATTTACGCGAAAACTACAGCATTTTCTGCTCGGTAGTTGTTTATCCTGTCATTCCGAAAGGTGAAATTATTCTTCGCTTGATTCCTACCGCTATGCATACGTTGGAAGATGTTGACATGACTATTAAGGCATTTAAAGAAGTGAGAGATAAACTTGAGGCTGGAGAATATCAAGGCACAGAGGTGCCTGATATGGCATAG
- the trxB gene encoding thioredoxin-disulfide reductase, whose amino-acid sequence MFKSLDLNENEKQNTEPAGNAERVKCLIIGSGPAGYTAAVYAARANLNPVMYEGLQPGGQLTTTTEVENYPGYPEGITGPVMMEDFKKQAERFGTDVRFGYATKVDFSGDIHKVWIDGKKLIEAEAVILATGATAKYLGLEDEQKYAGGGVSACATCDGFFYRGKEVAVVGGGDTAAEEALYLAGLAKKVYLVVRRDVLRASRVMADRVKKTPNIEILWKHQTKGLTGDGVVEGAILVKNQGEANEEEVKIKIDGFFLAIGHKPNSDFVKDFLETDEVGYIKTEAGTSKTNVSGVFACGDVMDSIYRQAVTAAGSGCKAAMDTERYLSEKHA is encoded by the coding sequence ATGTTTAAATCATTAGATCTTAACGAAAACGAGAAACAAAACACAGAGCCTGCTGGCAATGCTGAAAGAGTGAAATGCCTGATTATTGGTTCGGGACCGGCTGGGTACACAGCTGCCGTTTATGCGGCCCGCGCTAATTTAAATCCTGTGATGTATGAAGGTCTTCAGCCGGGAGGTCAGTTGACCACAACAACCGAGGTTGAAAACTACCCGGGTTACCCCGAGGGAATAACCGGCCCGGTCATGATGGAAGACTTTAAAAAGCAAGCTGAACGTTTTGGAACTGATGTTCGCTTTGGTTATGCTACCAAAGTTGATTTCTCCGGCGATATCCACAAAGTTTGGATTGATGGTAAAAAATTGATCGAAGCTGAAGCGGTAATATTAGCAACCGGAGCAACTGCTAAATACCTGGGACTGGAAGATGAACAAAAATATGCCGGTGGAGGCGTTTCAGCCTGTGCCACATGCGATGGATTCTTCTACCGAGGTAAAGAAGTTGCTGTTGTTGGTGGTGGTGACACTGCAGCCGAAGAAGCGCTCTACCTTGCGGGCTTAGCTAAAAAAGTATATTTGGTTGTACGTCGTGATGTGCTAAGAGCATCAAGAGTGATGGCTGATCGCGTGAAAAAAACACCAAACATTGAAATTCTTTGGAAACACCAAACCAAAGGTCTAACTGGAGACGGAGTGGTTGAAGGAGCAATTTTAGTAAAGAATCAAGGTGAGGCTAACGAAGAAGAAGTTAAAATTAAAATTGATGGATTTTTTCTCGCAATCGGTCACAAACCTAATTCAGATTTTGTAAAAGACTTTCTTGAAACCGATGAAGTTGGCTATATCAAAACTGAAGCAGGGACATCAAAAACCAACGTTTCCGGGGTGTTTGCCTGTGGCGATGTCATGGACTCCATTTATCGCCAAGCAGTAACTGCTGCCGGATCAGGCTGCAAAGCTGCAATGGATACAGAAAGATACCTATCTGAAAAACACGCATAG
- a CDS encoding DUF5684 domain-containing protein translates to MEILSIIYVAIIIILIASMWIIYLKAGKSGWEAIIPVYNIVVLLKIIGKPWWWILLLIIPILNVYISFKIFRHLALSFDIQWDISYAIFVHLFPFVLLPYLAFSKRYCGPAILFPTSGTVLYENYPE, encoded by the coding sequence ATGGAAATACTTAGTATTATTTATGTCGCGATTATAATAATTTTGATTGCATCCATGTGGATTATATATTTGAAAGCAGGGAAATCTGGCTGGGAAGCCATCATACCAGTTTACAATATAGTTGTACTTTTAAAAATTATCGGAAAACCTTGGTGGTGGATATTACTTCTAATAATACCAATATTAAATGTGTATATATCCTTCAAAATTTTTCGACATCTAGCATTGTCTTTTGATATTCAGTGGGATATATCTTACGCCATCTTTGTTCATTTATTCCCTTTTGTTTTATTGCCCTATCTTGCTTTTTCAAAAAGATATTGTGGTCCTGCTATATTATTCCCAACGTCTGGGACTGTGTTATATGAAAACTATCCTGAATAA
- a CDS encoding helix-turn-helix transcriptional regulator, translating to MNIDQLQIKIGERIRFLREQKGISQQNMAAICNFEKANLSRIEAGRTNPTISTLYKISQALETTISDLVDVEKQ from the coding sequence ATGAATATTGACCAGCTTCAAATAAAAATTGGTGAACGTATCCGGTTTTTGAGGGAACAAAAAGGAATATCCCAACAGAACATGGCTGCTATCTGCAATTTTGAGAAGGCTAATCTTTCCCGTATTGAAGCTGGTCGAACAAATCCAACAATTTCCACACTTTATAAAATAAGTCAAGCACTCGAAACAACCATTTCAGATCTGGTTGATGTTGAAAAACAGTAA
- a CDS encoding DUF3871 family protein, protein MEILKTHESPVADKAVMLMDEISSDQFIHANTKSVLLDDLKRKCIIPVFAKDNESTISHTEFIDTCYEAVHQYFNGERILQPAVRASHPIKGRIPEAMGKPVKELTEVEKTLYYERMAFLIELPDIKENISGNQLSLTIGGVRAYNHENLYSKKGEEKFKVFIGYRNWVCTNLCISTDGAIREIRARTINELALGIFNLISEFEPSIQLNLLKRMDGFELSESQFAHLLGKARLYQHLPTKQRNQVKPFPLSDTQVGIVAREYYMDENFSRNDNGSIDLWKLYNLFTGANKSSYIDTFLERGANCFSFTGFLCDQLDAGNKSWYLS, encoded by the coding sequence ATGGAAATTCTTAAAACACATGAAAGTCCAGTAGCAGATAAAGCCGTTATGTTGATGGACGAAATTTCTTCTGATCAGTTTATTCACGCTAATACCAAATCGGTGTTACTTGATGATTTGAAGAGAAAATGTATTATCCCTGTCTTTGCTAAAGATAATGAGAGCACAATCAGCCATACCGAGTTTATTGACACTTGCTATGAAGCTGTTCATCAATATTTCAATGGTGAACGCATTTTGCAACCTGCTGTCAGGGCTTCGCATCCGATTAAAGGACGAATTCCTGAAGCCATGGGAAAACCTGTCAAAGAACTTACAGAAGTAGAAAAAACCCTTTATTATGAGCGTATGGCCTTTCTAATTGAACTGCCGGACATTAAAGAAAACATCAGTGGTAACCAATTATCACTTACGATTGGTGGAGTCCGCGCTTACAATCATGAAAACTTGTATAGTAAAAAAGGAGAAGAAAAATTCAAAGTTTTCATTGGTTACAGAAACTGGGTATGTACTAATTTATGCATTTCTACTGATGGCGCTATCAGGGAGATCAGGGCCAGAACCATTAACGAATTGGCATTAGGTATTTTCAATCTGATCAGTGAGTTTGAACCATCAATTCAACTAAATCTGTTAAAGAGAATGGACGGTTTCGAGCTGTCTGAATCACAATTTGCTCATCTCTTGGGTAAAGCAAGGTTGTACCAACATTTACCAACGAAGCAGCGTAATCAGGTTAAACCGTTTCCGTTAAGTGATACCCAAGTAGGTATAGTAGCAAGAGAGTATTATATGGATGAGAATTTTAGCAGGAATGACAACGGAAGTATTGATTTATGGAAATTATACAACCTTTTTACCGGAGCGAATAAATCGTCTTACATTGATACTTTTCTTGAAAGAGGAGCCAATTGTTTCTCTTTTACTGGATTTCTATGCGATCAGCTTGACGCAGGTAATAAATCCTGGTACCTGAGCTAA
- a CDS encoding AAA family ATPase, with amino-acid sequence MELRKAERKQAKIKMGLQGPSGSGKTMSSLLIAFGMVGDWTKIGVIDTENNSSDLYAHLGDYKVLPLSKPYSPERYIQAIDVCIKSNLEVIIIDSISHEWEGSGGILDIHGSMLGNSFTNWAKITPRHNEFVQKILQSPCHVIATIRSKQDYVLSEKNGKMVAEKVGLKGVTREGLDYEFTLVFDINIKHQVSASKDRTGMFMDKPSFTISEKTGDRIRKWCESGKSLHDVIQMIDQAATVEQLRSILLRYQNFRKEIEPLTIEKKIQLENPVVETIKNLNH; translated from the coding sequence ATGGAATTAAGAAAAGCAGAACGCAAGCAAGCTAAAATAAAGATGGGACTTCAGGGTCCATCAGGATCAGGAAAAACAATGTCATCACTATTAATTGCCTTTGGTATGGTTGGTGACTGGACTAAAATTGGTGTTATTGATACGGAAAACAATTCTTCTGATCTGTACGCTCATTTAGGTGATTACAAAGTATTGCCACTTTCAAAACCGTACTCACCGGAAAGATATATTCAGGCTATTGATGTCTGTATCAAATCCAATCTGGAGGTAATTATTATTGACTCAATCTCTCACGAGTGGGAAGGATCTGGAGGAATATTGGATATTCACGGATCTATGCTTGGCAATTCGTTTACAAACTGGGCTAAAATCACACCAAGGCATAATGAGTTTGTCCAGAAGATTCTTCAATCCCCTTGTCACGTAATTGCAACCATCAGGAGTAAACAGGACTATGTGCTATCTGAAAAGAATGGTAAAATGGTTGCTGAAAAAGTTGGGCTTAAAGGAGTAACTCGTGAAGGGCTTGATTATGAATTTACTTTAGTGTTTGACATTAACATTAAGCACCAGGTATCAGCTTCAAAAGACCGTACAGGTATGTTTATGGATAAACCATCATTTACAATCTCTGAAAAAACAGGCGACAGAATACGAAAGTGGTGTGAATCTGGTAAGTCTTTGCATGATGTCATTCAAATGATTGATCAGGCCGCAACAGTTGAACAGCTTCGGTCGATTTTATTGCGATATCAAAATTTCAGGAAGGAGATTGAACCTCTTACCATCGAAAAAAAGATTCAACTCGAAAATCCAGTTGTCGAAACGATTAAAAACTTAAATCATTGA
- a CDS encoding DNA/RNA non-specific endonuclease, whose amino-acid sequence MSPQNPSFNRGIWSKLESQVRTWALEFNGLYVASGGILNNKIGKIGADSVTVPAEYYKVLYSDKNGMIAFILPNEKSSKDLSQFFVTVDSVESVTGIDFFFWSG is encoded by the coding sequence ATGTCACCACAGAACCCAAGCTTTAACAGAGGTATTTGGTCTAAATTAGAGAGTCAAGTAAGAACATGGGCTTTGGAGTTTAACGGGCTATATGTTGCCTCTGGGGGCATTCTAAACAACAAAATAGGCAAGATTGGGGCTGATAGCGTAACTGTTCCGGCAGAGTATTACAAAGTCCTGTACAGTGATAAAAACGGAATGATTGCCTTTATACTACCAAACGAAAAGTCATCAAAGGATTTAAGCCAGTTTTTTGTTACTGTGGATAGTGTTGAATCGGTTACGGGTATTGACTTTTTTTTCTGGTCTGGATGA
- a CDS encoding DNA/RNA non-specific endonuclease, whose product MKKTFVLLLLALAFSCKTNEDITAVNFDTSIEPKSIGEVVDHTYYSIAYSENDEQAYWVYYHLTPELINGTQKRTDDFREDPLVSTGSATLADYKGSGYDRGHLCPAADMALNHTSMSESFFPICHHRTQALTEVFGLN is encoded by the coding sequence ATGAAAAAAACATTTGTTCTGTTGTTGTTGGCACTAGCTTTTTCCTGTAAGACAAATGAGGACATTACTGCTGTTAACTTTGATACAAGCATAGAGCCAAAATCAATTGGAGAGGTTGTAGATCACACATACTATTCAATAGCCTATTCAGAGAATGATGAACAAGCCTATTGGGTTTATTATCACTTGACACCCGAATTAATTAACGGCACTCAAAAAAGAACTGATGATTTCAGGGAAGATCCGTTGGTTAGTACAGGTTCAGCTACATTAGCAGATTATAAAGGCTCTGGATATGACAGAGGTCACCTTTGCCCTGCTGCTGATATGGCTTTGAATCATACTTCGATGTCTGAATCTTTCTTTCCAATATGTCACCACAGAACCCAAGCTTTAACAGAGGTATTTGGTCTAAATTAG